In Stieleria varia, one genomic interval encodes:
- a CDS encoding DUF6580 family putative transport protein, which translates to MCVGVSLNCPRKTRTQLAMIYLLTLIVAASRFLPHPPNVACLGALGLFAGCYVAGKRAYLIPLAALLVSDIIGHVAGIPGMGFYNLVTMFAVYAGMLLTVPLGRCLASGNRWARVPAGSLAASTVFFLLSNFGVWLGPWYPSTLAGLAACFGNAIPFFGYTLVGDAFFVALMFGAYEASRVRAFRFATA; encoded by the coding sequence GTGTGCGTCGGCGTTTCATTGAATTGCCCCCGGAAAACACGCACGCAGCTCGCCATGATTTATTTGCTGACCCTGATCGTCGCCGCAAGCCGCTTTTTGCCGCACCCGCCCAACGTCGCATGTCTTGGCGCCTTGGGGCTCTTTGCTGGCTGTTACGTCGCGGGCAAACGAGCGTATCTGATCCCGTTGGCCGCTCTGCTGGTCAGTGACATCATCGGTCATGTTGCCGGGATTCCGGGGATGGGCTTCTATAACCTCGTCACCATGTTTGCAGTTTACGCGGGCATGTTGCTGACGGTCCCGTTGGGGCGATGCTTGGCCAGCGGCAATCGTTGGGCGCGTGTGCCTGCGGGTTCGCTTGCCGCATCCACGGTGTTCTTCTTGCTCAGCAATTTCGGTGTCTGGCTTGGCCCATGGTATCCCAGCACCTTGGCGGGGCTCGCAGCCTGTTTCGGCAACGCGATCCCATTCTTCGGCTACACGCTGGTCGGCGACGCGTTTTTCGTTGCATTGATGTTCGGTGCCTACGAAGCGTCTCGCGTGCGTGCGTTTCGCTTCGCGACGGCCTGA
- a CDS encoding ABC transporter ATP-binding protein: MTNSPPPAVELRGISKQYSRRDVLRQLTLVIDPDEYLAVLGVSGCGKTTLLEIIAGLVPPDAGTVWIGGRDITQVSPRKRNVSLLFQSDALYPHMNVRRNIELGALAMDTSSTAKDDRVEEAAEMVGIHPLLDRSPDRLSGGERRRVALAKAIARRAAVRLLDEPLSAVDAHLRFQIQDDLVRWHQCHPGVTIHVTHDGIEAMRMADRIAVIDDGRIVQVATPQTLYAQPATPAVAHAVSTSPCNVVHFSREPHAQAITLKTVQIQWMEKSLPDAVGFRATDCQMMTDADSLQNGLLLSAPVEALRSVDSFHYATLDAGDQRLFALVPPHLIAQAEHSLRDPRVRCRWHIRPQDLMRFETQHVCS, from the coding sequence ATGACAAACTCTCCGCCACCCGCCGTCGAGTTGCGTGGGATTTCAAAGCAATATTCGCGTCGCGACGTGCTGCGTCAGCTGACGCTCGTCATCGATCCGGACGAGTATTTGGCCGTTTTGGGCGTCAGCGGCTGCGGCAAGACCACTCTGTTGGAAATCATCGCCGGATTGGTACCGCCGGATGCCGGCACGGTTTGGATCGGCGGACGCGACATCACCCAAGTGTCACCTCGCAAGCGAAATGTGTCGCTGCTGTTTCAATCGGACGCGTTATATCCCCACATGAATGTGCGACGGAACATCGAGCTGGGCGCCCTTGCGATGGACACTTCGTCGACCGCAAAGGATGACCGGGTCGAGGAAGCCGCTGAGATGGTGGGCATCCATCCGTTGCTCGACCGCAGCCCCGATCGACTCAGTGGTGGCGAGCGTCGCCGAGTGGCCTTGGCCAAAGCGATCGCACGGCGGGCCGCGGTTCGCTTGCTGGATGAACCCCTCTCCGCCGTCGATGCACATCTGCGATTTCAAATCCAAGATGACTTGGTCCGCTGGCATCAATGTCATCCCGGCGTGACCATTCACGTCACTCATGACGGGATCGAAGCGATGAGGATGGCCGATCGAATCGCGGTCATCGACGACGGACGGATCGTCCAAGTCGCGACGCCACAAACGCTGTACGCACAACCAGCCACGCCCGCCGTGGCTCACGCAGTATCAACCTCGCCCTGCAACGTGGTCCACTTCAGTCGTGAACCTCACGCTCAAGCGATCACATTGAAAACCGTTCAGATCCAATGGATGGAAAAAAGTCTGCCGGACGCGGTCGGATTTCGCGCAACCGATTGCCAAATGATGACCGACGCCGATAGTCTTCAAAACGGTTTGCTGCTCAGCGCGCCGGTGGAAGCCCTGAGAAGCGTCGACTCGTTTCACTATGCAACGCTGGACGCCGGAGACCAACGGCTGTTCGCACTCGTACCTCCGCACTTGATCGCCCAAGCCGAACACTCCTTGCGTGATCCAAGAGTGCGATGCCGATGGCACATCCGCCCACAGGACCTGATGCGATTCGAAACACAACACGTTTGCTCCTGA
- a CDS encoding DUF1559 domain-containing protein, producing MKRNNTGFTLVELLVVIAIIGILVGLLVPAVQAVREAARLTQCQNNIRQLAVATQTYANQRGQLPGYVQRYGGYIPPASGPGDPTDPSNAGTFVAHAKVGGFGVALLPHIEQQAIFEHWSESKYPVLKPVGGIHEESSELAGAGFHAIAAASIATFQCPSSPVINSNLGRNTYAPNTGMSHLGDNPANGAVRVLTTGLSRTYNTKNSLFNPKYVGVFSGAPPANFAVGQKITLEDVADGLSTTMLYSENVQAYPWFRPGFLNAADLANATMVNGQVELVADGATVSGGGLYSESGGAPIWEALINGRFSAGINWHYESDEQLLSSNDKINAAYVAVGAPVPAVQRFHKINGDGRDIDSITERIPNFADAYHFGRPSSTHPGGVVVAFCDTNIQFVTDTIDYRVYQAMLTPHGKKSDVPNPEFVLTDELAE from the coding sequence ATGAAACGAAACAATACCGGGTTCACACTCGTCGAGCTGCTGGTCGTGATTGCGATCATCGGCATCCTGGTCGGCTTGCTCGTTCCCGCCGTGCAGGCTGTTCGCGAGGCGGCCCGATTGACACAGTGTCAAAACAACATTCGTCAGTTGGCGGTCGCCACTCAAACGTATGCGAACCAGCGTGGTCAACTACCTGGATACGTTCAACGTTACGGCGGGTACATTCCGCCCGCGTCAGGGCCTGGGGATCCGACCGACCCATCCAACGCGGGCACTTTCGTTGCACATGCCAAAGTGGGCGGTTTCGGTGTTGCCTTGTTGCCCCACATCGAACAGCAAGCGATCTTTGAGCATTGGAGCGAGAGCAAGTACCCGGTGCTCAAACCGGTGGGAGGGATCCATGAGGAGTCGTCTGAGTTGGCAGGGGCAGGATTTCACGCGATCGCTGCTGCGAGCATTGCAACTTTTCAGTGTCCGAGCAGTCCTGTCATCAATTCTAACTTGGGTCGGAATACCTATGCTCCCAACACCGGCATGTCGCATCTAGGGGACAATCCGGCCAACGGAGCGGTTCGTGTTTTGACGACAGGTTTGTCGAGAACCTACAACACCAAAAACTCGCTGTTCAATCCGAAGTACGTAGGGGTGTTCTCCGGCGCGCCTCCCGCGAATTTTGCGGTCGGCCAGAAGATCACGCTTGAGGACGTAGCTGATGGATTGAGCACCACGATGTTGTACAGTGAAAATGTTCAGGCGTACCCGTGGTTCCGCCCCGGTTTCTTGAACGCAGCCGATCTCGCCAACGCCACGATGGTCAATGGCCAAGTCGAGTTGGTGGCAGATGGTGCGACCGTTAGCGGCGGAGGGTTGTACTCCGAGTCCGGTGGCGCGCCCATTTGGGAAGCGTTGATTAACGGGCGATTTTCTGCAGGGATCAATTGGCACTACGAAAGCGATGAGCAGCTGCTCAGTTCGAACGATAAGATCAACGCTGCTTATGTAGCAGTGGGAGCGCCCGTGCCAGCGGTTCAGCGTTTCCACAAGATCAATGGCGATGGTAGAGATATCGATTCGATCACCGAACGTATTCCGAATTTTGCGGACGCCTACCACTTTGGTCGTCCCTCTTCAACTCACCCGGGTGGCGTGGTGGTGGCGTTTTGTGACACGAACATTCAGTTCGTCACGGACACCATCGACTACCGCGTGTATCAAGCGATGCTGACTCCCCACGGCAAGAAGAGCGACGTTCCTAATCCAGAGTTTGTGCTAACGGATGAACTTGCTGAGTGA
- a CDS encoding cysteine desulfurase family protein, translating into MSVIYLDFNRTTPLAPSVLEAMQPYWSTHFMLPGQQHAQAQAVSEALEHAREGIAELAGCESFEVVFTGGGTEANNLAILGVLSDQPVGHVLYSCLEHESVLGPLERLTRLGWEIEPVPCGANGIIDTVKVDQMIRPDTRLMCLQAANAVVGTIQPVRQVADICHSRGVVLHSDATQVFGKMPIDVTQLRADTVSISGHKFYGPKGSGALYVRRGLKLAAITYGEPREMGLRPGAENIPGCVGLGAAAMLAQRCCVDAADKLAEMRDKMIEDLRQQVPGGITVLCEAAERLPNTLAIELPADTSRLQESARQLAISTPQSSSPPDEMTRVLRSIGRSEQQACRTMRISLGWTTSSEQLSRAVKLIAAAYDGR; encoded by the coding sequence TTGTCTGTTATCTACCTCGACTTCAACCGAACCACGCCGCTCGCGCCCTCTGTCCTGGAAGCGATGCAGCCCTATTGGTCCACCCACTTCATGCTCCCCGGGCAGCAACACGCCCAAGCTCAGGCGGTCAGCGAAGCTCTTGAGCACGCGCGTGAAGGAATCGCGGAGTTGGCCGGATGCGAGTCGTTCGAAGTCGTGTTCACCGGTGGCGGAACGGAAGCCAACAACTTGGCCATCCTCGGCGTGCTGTCCGACCAGCCTGTCGGGCATGTGCTGTACAGTTGCCTGGAACATGAATCCGTCCTCGGCCCCCTGGAGCGCTTGACCCGTTTGGGCTGGGAAATCGAACCCGTTCCATGCGGCGCTAATGGAATCATCGACACCGTTAAAGTCGACCAGATGATCCGCCCGGACACTCGCTTGATGTGCCTGCAGGCGGCCAACGCGGTGGTCGGGACCATCCAGCCGGTCCGCCAAGTCGCCGACATCTGCCACAGCCGGGGGGTCGTCTTGCACAGCGATGCGACACAGGTTTTCGGCAAGATGCCGATCGATGTGACCCAGCTGAGAGCGGACACCGTCTCGATCAGCGGACACAAGTTTTATGGCCCCAAAGGCAGCGGGGCGTTGTACGTGCGGCGAGGCCTGAAGTTGGCCGCGATCACTTATGGCGAGCCGCGAGAAATGGGACTGCGGCCTGGAGCAGAAAACATTCCCGGCTGCGTCGGACTGGGGGCGGCCGCGATGCTGGCCCAACGCTGCTGCGTCGACGCAGCGGACAAGCTCGCTGAAATGCGAGACAAGATGATCGAAGACCTGCGTCAGCAGGTCCCCGGCGGGATCACCGTGCTTTGCGAAGCTGCCGAACGCTTGCCCAACACCCTCGCGATCGAACTGCCCGCCGACACCAGCCGACTGCAGGAATCCGCCCGCCAACTGGCCATCTCGACCCCCCAGTCCAGCTCCCCCCCGGATGAGATGACTCGGGTACTGCGTTCTATCGGCCGAAGCGAGCAGCAGGCCTGCAGGACCATGCGAATCTCGCTCGGATGGACCACCAGTTCTGAGCAACTTTCTCGCGCGGTGAAACTCATCGCAGCGGCCTACGACGGACGCTGA
- the msrB gene encoding peptide-methionine (R)-S-oxide reductase MsrB gives MKSFHAVRSAYTLVCITLTAVFLLGVTWLQAHADDRANGAGNSATAKAASDAAASAEGQSDDEEYSQPYQPKSKTQLRRELTSIQYRVTQNEETEPAFRNAFWNNKREGVYRCVVCDLPLFESGTKYKSGTGWPSFWAPKNPKAVATRTDYVLFYPRTEVHCSRCGAHLGHVFDDGPADKTGKRYCMNSASLSFNTTEEEEVLAAKRAAEKKSDDAIKSKPTDAASKD, from the coding sequence GTGAAATCATTTCATGCCGTTCGATCGGCCTACACCCTCGTGTGCATCACACTGACCGCTGTCTTTCTGCTTGGGGTCACTTGGCTGCAAGCTCATGCGGACGACAGGGCCAATGGCGCGGGCAACTCGGCAACTGCCAAGGCTGCGTCCGATGCTGCTGCATCGGCGGAGGGCCAATCGGATGACGAGGAATATTCCCAACCGTATCAGCCCAAGAGCAAGACGCAGTTGCGACGAGAGTTGACCAGCATTCAGTATCGCGTCACACAAAACGAAGAGACCGAGCCGGCGTTTCGAAATGCATTTTGGAATAACAAACGCGAAGGCGTTTACCGTTGCGTCGTTTGTGATCTGCCGTTGTTTGAGAGTGGGACGAAGTACAAATCGGGAACCGGATGGCCAAGTTTTTGGGCGCCGAAAAATCCCAAAGCCGTCGCGACGCGGACCGACTATGTGTTGTTTTATCCTCGCACGGAAGTCCACTGCAGCCGATGCGGTGCCCACTTGGGACACGTGTTCGACGACGGCCCGGCCGACAAAACGGGCAAACGCTATTGCATGAACAGCGCTTCGTTGTCGTTCAATACGACCGAGGAGGAAGAAGTATTGGCGGCCAAGCGTGCTGCGGAGAAAAAATCCGACGACGCTATCAAATCCAAGCCGACCGATGCGGCTTCGAAAGACTGA
- the lysA gene encoding diaminopimelate decarboxylase, with the protein MTTLSVPDFATHRNDIAGHPIKDLASKFGTPLYVYDIAVIQQRIADLAAFDVIRYAQKACSNIAILDRMRRKGVVVDAVSVGEIQRAIAAGYTPGGDSHEIVYTADIFDRAALDLVVEHGIAVNCGSPDMISQLGERRPGADVTLRINPGFGHGHSQKTNTGGQQSKHGIWHSQIDECLRRADQHGVTVTGLHMHIGSGTDLEHLSQVCEAMERVAGEVGRTIRSISAGGGLPVPYKSDETYVDLAKYFELWDATRNRLSEKFGHRVQLEIEPGRYLSAESGSLIAEVRSVKKVGDNLFVLLDAGFNDLARPVMYGAYHPISVCAAEGDAADREHVDAIIGGPLCESGDIFTQREGGFVDSRSLPICRVGDFVVIENAGAYGFVMASNYNSKCRPAEVMLEGGEAKLIRQRETFQDLIRGETIPE; encoded by the coding sequence ATGACAACGCTCTCCGTCCCCGATTTTGCCACCCACCGCAACGACATCGCCGGCCATCCGATCAAGGACTTGGCGTCGAAGTTTGGCACCCCGCTGTACGTCTACGACATTGCTGTCATCCAGCAAAGGATCGCCGACCTCGCGGCGTTTGACGTCATTCGCTACGCCCAAAAAGCGTGCAGCAACATCGCGATCCTGGACCGGATGCGTCGCAAAGGCGTCGTGGTCGATGCCGTCAGTGTCGGTGAGATCCAACGCGCGATCGCCGCTGGCTACACGCCCGGTGGCGACTCGCACGAGATCGTCTATACAGCGGACATCTTTGACCGCGCCGCATTGGACTTGGTCGTCGAGCATGGGATTGCGGTGAACTGTGGCTCACCCGACATGATCAGCCAATTGGGCGAGCGACGGCCCGGTGCCGACGTGACGCTGAGGATCAATCCCGGATTTGGTCATGGACACAGCCAAAAGACCAATACCGGGGGCCAGCAGAGCAAGCATGGGATTTGGCATTCGCAAATTGACGAATGTTTACGTCGTGCAGACCAGCACGGCGTCACCGTCACCGGACTGCATATGCACATCGGCTCGGGCACCGACCTGGAACACCTCAGCCAAGTCTGCGAGGCAATGGAACGCGTGGCCGGTGAAGTCGGGCGAACGATCCGCTCGATCAGCGCCGGCGGTGGACTGCCTGTCCCCTACAAATCCGATGAAACCTATGTCGACTTGGCCAAATATTTTGAGCTTTGGGATGCGACGCGGAATCGACTGAGCGAGAAATTTGGGCACCGGGTTCAGTTGGAGATCGAACCGGGACGTTACCTTTCGGCCGAAAGCGGTTCTCTGATCGCGGAAGTCCGCAGCGTCAAGAAAGTCGGCGACAACCTGTTCGTGTTGCTCGACGCGGGATTCAACGATTTGGCCCGCCCCGTGATGTACGGCGCCTACCATCCGATCTCGGTTTGCGCTGCCGAAGGTGATGCGGCAGACCGCGAACACGTCGATGCCATCATCGGCGGCCCCCTATGTGAGTCAGGCGACATTTTCACTCAACGCGAAGGCGGTTTTGTCGACAGTCGATCACTCCCGATCTGCCGCGTCGGTGACTTCGTCGTCATCGAGAATGCAGGCGCCTATGGTTTTGTGATGGCCAGCAACTACAACAGCAAATGCCGGCCTGCCGAAGTGATGCTGGAGGGCGGCGAAGCCAAGTTGATTCGCCAACGGGAAACTTTCCAGGACTTGATCCGTGGCGAAACCATCCCCGAGTGA
- a CDS encoding TolC family protein, whose protein sequence is MPKRTPKLTSVRAQRKKSRRLTLLGMILGVAAMTSTGCGLLDRACKPGPHDTTTSYHDNVGLSIEYPQVHECATPVSNAALAASQPMALQDPASLPTLEMTLPDAIAMAMRQSPIIRSLGGSVVSAPQVVESTYGPALTSSSAVGTEAALSAFDAQYAQSLTFGTVDQPSNIQTGGLGAQFTPAVSIANTAQFSGEISKRTATGAQFALRHIVNYSNNNRPFRQFSSDFVGWIEAEWRQPLMKGSGTQYNRIAGTSGQAFQYNGVLIARINEDVALADFENAIVGLAADVEQAYWNLATAYRLLEASVKARESALRTFQYQQVRLEVGAGRQDEEAQAQSQFYQFQAQVENQLGGEQGLYALEQNLRYLLGMPATDGQLIRPITPLNDAKVLFDWDSSLGQALDRRVELRRQRYNLKRRELELYAARLNRRPQVDFVGQYRWRGLGDNLIGDTDAGPLNGLYSSITDGDFQEWNAGVEMLFPIGLRQASAAVANAKLNLQRERALLSETELRISHDLSQAARSIELMYRLLETNFNRFQSDLRQVEVLERRYVDGIDNINFLLQAQNRLNTSESDFYLSLANYNLAIRDFHRQKGSLLAYNQIQLAEDSWEGDAYQDAYRTGRFLTPRSRGDKVSVPAPVSRGSFNPSAVQAQQNVPMSFGAMLESAAPEGEVVDSPQPEVEPTLSDLIDSESE, encoded by the coding sequence ATGCCCAAACGCACGCCAAAGCTGACATCCGTCCGAGCCCAACGCAAAAAATCGCGTCGTCTGACTTTATTGGGAATGATCCTGGGTGTCGCAGCGATGACGTCGACCGGGTGTGGGCTGTTGGATCGCGCGTGCAAGCCCGGTCCGCATGACACGACGACGTCTTACCACGATAACGTGGGACTCTCGATCGAGTATCCTCAGGTCCATGAATGCGCGACTCCGGTCAGCAACGCGGCGTTGGCAGCGAGCCAGCCGATGGCATTGCAAGATCCGGCGTCGTTGCCCACGCTGGAAATGACACTGCCCGATGCGATCGCAATGGCGATGCGTCAGAGCCCGATCATTCGCAGCTTGGGCGGATCGGTGGTCTCCGCACCACAGGTCGTCGAATCCACCTACGGCCCGGCATTGACGTCATCCAGCGCGGTCGGTACTGAAGCGGCATTGTCTGCCTTTGATGCTCAGTACGCTCAGTCGCTGACGTTCGGCACGGTGGACCAGCCATCCAACATTCAGACCGGCGGTTTGGGAGCACAGTTCACGCCGGCGGTTTCCATCGCCAACACGGCTCAATTCTCCGGTGAAATCTCCAAACGTACCGCGACAGGTGCCCAGTTCGCTTTACGTCACATCGTCAACTACAGCAACAACAACCGGCCGTTCCGACAGTTCAGCAGCGATTTCGTCGGTTGGATCGAAGCCGAATGGCGTCAGCCATTGATGAAAGGTTCGGGGACGCAGTACAACCGCATCGCGGGCACCAGCGGCCAAGCCTTTCAGTACAACGGCGTGCTGATCGCGAGAATCAACGAAGACGTCGCGTTGGCTGATTTCGAAAACGCCATCGTCGGCTTGGCGGCCGATGTCGAGCAAGCCTACTGGAATCTCGCGACCGCCTATCGATTGTTGGAAGCAAGTGTGAAAGCACGTGAGTCGGCGCTACGCACGTTCCAGTACCAGCAGGTTCGACTGGAGGTCGGCGCGGGGCGGCAAGACGAGGAAGCCCAGGCGCAATCGCAGTTCTATCAATTCCAAGCCCAGGTCGAAAACCAACTCGGCGGCGAACAAGGCCTGTACGCGTTGGAGCAGAATCTGCGCTACCTGCTCGGCATGCCGGCCACCGATGGCCAATTGATTCGTCCCATCACTCCGCTCAATGATGCCAAGGTACTGTTCGATTGGGACAGTTCGCTCGGTCAAGCTCTGGATCGACGAGTCGAACTTCGCCGCCAACGTTACAATCTCAAACGGCGCGAGCTGGAACTGTACGCCGCACGTCTGAATCGACGCCCCCAAGTCGACTTCGTCGGCCAGTACCGCTGGCGAGGTTTAGGAGACAACTTGATCGGCGACACGGATGCCGGACCGCTCAATGGGCTCTATTCATCGATCACCGACGGAGACTTTCAGGAGTGGAACGCCGGCGTCGAAATGCTGTTCCCGATCGGGCTTCGTCAAGCCAGCGCGGCGGTGGCCAATGCAAAGCTGAACCTGCAACGCGAGCGGGCGCTGTTGTCCGAAACGGAGTTGCGGATCAGCCACGATTTGTCCCAAGCCGCTCGGAGCATTGAGTTGATGTATCGTCTGTTGGAGACGAATTTCAATCGCTTCCAAAGCGATCTGCGACAAGTGGAAGTCTTGGAGCGTCGCTATGTCGACGGAATCGACAACATCAACTTTTTGTTGCAAGCTCAGAATCGGTTGAATACGAGTGAAAGCGATTTTTATCTTTCACTGGCCAACTACAACTTGGCGATCCGCGATTTCCACCGCCAAAAAGGCTCCCTGTTGGCGTACAACCAAATCCAGTTGGCCGAAGATTCTTGGGAGGGCGATGCCTACCAAGACGCTTACCGAACAGGCCGTTTCTTGACACCGCGTTCGCGAGGTGACAAGGTTTCCGTGCCCGCGCCAGTGTCCAGAGGCTCGTTCAATCCGTCCGCGGTGCAAGCACAACAGAACGTGCCGATGAGCTTCGGTGCGATGCTGGAATCGGCTGCACCGGAGGGTGAAGTCGTTGACTCGCCACAACCAGAGGTCGAGCCCACTTTGTCGGACTTGATCGATTCGGAATCCGAGTGA
- a CDS encoding HAD-IA family hydrolase, which translates to MAKPSPSEPSSSRVSRAFSKPPIRCVAFDSTGTIVYPDPHPADVYHAVGTELGSHRSLGEIRVELSAAMRRRFLGDVAMRATDPDYERCRWRWIVSDTLSDLSTEAVDLAFDRLWNHFANPNHWSVFDDVTSALQQLADKGVRRMVASNFDDRLIPVLDGVGLRSLFDDVLVSSRLGWSKPNPDFFHAAAKFADGAAAHEILMIGDTQLNDVDSARTAGWHAELIDRSSGRGLLEIVNDWLE; encoded by the coding sequence GTGGCGAAACCATCCCCGAGTGAGCCCAGCTCATCCCGAGTGAGCCGAGCGTTTTCGAAACCTCCGATCCGATGCGTCGCGTTTGATTCGACCGGGACGATCGTTTATCCCGATCCGCACCCCGCCGATGTCTATCACGCCGTGGGCACCGAGCTCGGCAGCCATCGATCGCTCGGCGAGATTCGCGTAGAGCTCTCCGCTGCGATGCGTCGCAGATTCCTGGGTGACGTCGCGATGCGAGCGACCGATCCTGACTACGAACGATGTCGCTGGCGTTGGATCGTCTCGGACACCTTGAGCGACCTGTCGACCGAAGCGGTCGACTTGGCGTTTGACCGCCTCTGGAACCACTTCGCCAACCCCAACCACTGGTCGGTTTTTGACGATGTCACGAGTGCCTTGCAGCAACTGGCTGACAAAGGCGTGCGTCGAATGGTCGCGTCAAATTTTGACGATCGACTGATACCGGTACTCGATGGCGTCGGCTTGCGGTCGCTCTTTGACGACGTGCTGGTCAGCAGTCGGCTGGGTTGGTCCAAGCCAAACCCTGACTTCTTTCACGCCGCGGCAAAATTCGCCGACGGAGCTGCGGCCCACGAAATCTTGATGATCGGCGACACACAGCTCAACGATGTTGATTCCGCAAGGACCGCTGGATGGCATGCCGAATTGATCGATCGCTCAAGCGGCCGCGGGCTACTGGAAATCGTCAACGATTGGCTTGAGTGA
- a CDS encoding ABC transporter substrate-binding protein yields the protein MPRRWYHDQGMMMASVADSVSLTLFPFIVSVVMTALQFLRVSLLSFVTACVAVGCIGCGRSTAPSGDGGANSGSGGSRAAVAVQLNWFPESEHGGVYQAKSDGTYDKAELNVEIRPGGRATPIGPELELERCQFAFANADDVVLFRQQGMDVVAVLAALQDHPRCILVRADSGVNEFKDLVGKTFQRQNGRAYVEFMRSKGLLEGVNEVPYHGSVASLIADPNIVVQAYSFAEPLLAQQQGVDVRTLMVSDLGFNPYSSVLVTTGKLIREQPELVRSFVTATRQGWQNYLESPERGNEAILAANDHGMTAEALAFGAEQMKPLAMPNGMSPTEVGQMSAQRWQTLVNQMAELGLVDPKTVTPESCFTNEFLSGE from the coding sequence ATGCCACGACGATGGTATCACGACCAAGGGATGATGATGGCATCTGTCGCTGACTCTGTTTCCCTGACTCTGTTTCCTTTTATTGTGTCTGTAGTCATGACGGCTTTGCAGTTCCTCCGCGTGTCCCTGCTTTCCTTTGTTACCGCATGCGTCGCCGTTGGCTGCATCGGATGCGGTCGATCAACAGCGCCCTCGGGGGATGGCGGTGCGAATTCCGGGTCCGGCGGTTCACGAGCTGCTGTGGCGGTTCAGTTGAATTGGTTTCCCGAATCCGAGCACGGCGGCGTTTATCAAGCCAAATCGGACGGCACCTACGACAAAGCGGAGCTGAATGTCGAGATTCGCCCCGGCGGCCGCGCCACTCCGATCGGCCCCGAGCTGGAACTGGAACGCTGTCAGTTCGCATTTGCCAACGCGGATGATGTCGTGCTGTTTCGACAACAGGGCATGGACGTCGTCGCCGTGCTGGCGGCTTTGCAAGATCATCCTCGGTGCATCCTGGTCCGTGCCGACAGCGGCGTGAACGAATTCAAGGACCTCGTAGGCAAGACCTTTCAACGACAGAACGGGCGTGCATATGTCGAGTTCATGCGCAGCAAAGGGCTGCTAGAGGGTGTGAACGAAGTGCCCTATCACGGCAGCGTCGCTTCACTGATCGCCGACCCCAACATCGTCGTTCAAGCCTACTCATTCGCCGAACCATTGCTCGCTCAACAACAAGGTGTGGATGTTCGCACGCTGATGGTCAGCGATCTGGGGTTCAACCCGTACTCCAGCGTCTTGGTGACCACGGGGAAACTGATCCGCGAACAACCGGAACTCGTCAGGTCGTTTGTGACCGCGACCCGACAAGGCTGGCAAAACTACCTGGAGTCTCCAGAGCGAGGTAATGAAGCAATCCTGGCCGCAAACGATCACGGAATGACGGCGGAAGCGTTAGCGTTTGGTGCTGAGCAGATGAAACCACTGGCAATGCCCAACGGAATGTCGCCCACGGAGGTTGGTCAAATGTCGGCCCAGCGTTGGCAAACGCTGGTCAACCAAATGGCGGAACTCGGATTGGTCGATCCGAAAACAGTAACACCGGAAAGTTGCTTTACCAACGAGTTCCTTTCCGGTGAATGA